A region from the Vicia villosa cultivar HV-30 ecotype Madison, WI linkage group LG3, Vvil1.0, whole genome shotgun sequence genome encodes:
- the LOC131661995 gene encoding uncharacterized protein LOC131661995 isoform X1, with the protein MTAGRNVDINVEAMMRWTGAIGQAPQENVGYGGKDEFRAFGDFQRCNPPIFEGGYGPDKAHAWMREIEKIFQVVSCTDVQKVQFGTHMLTKEADVWWSNTVRRFEIEGIEVTWTLFRDAFLGNYFPEDVHGKKEVGFLQLKRGGEQFREKSYDDMREQFGLGKKLSGGGASTPIKCYRCGETGHKTVHCGVGSSRICYSCGEQGHNCAMCDKPKKEQAKGKVSALSGAETNTKDKLI; encoded by the coding sequence ATGActgcaggaaggaatgttgacattaatgttgaggccatgatgaggtggactggtgcgattggacaagcgccgcaagagaatgtcggttatggaggaaaggatgagtttcgtgcttttggagactttcaaaggtgcaacccgccgatctttgaaggagggtatggaccggacaaagcgcacgcatggatgagagaaattgagaagatctttcaagtcgttagttgtactgatgtacagaaggtacagtttggtactcacatgctgacaaaagaagctgacgtttggtggagtaatactgtacggagatttgaaatagaaggtattgaagttacttggactcttttccgtgatgcatttttgggaaactattttccagaagatgtgcatggaaagaaagaagtggggtttctacagttgaaacgaggaggagaacagttccgtgagaaatcgtatgatgacatgagggaacaatttggtcttggcaagaagctaagtgggggaggagcttctactccgattaagtgctacaggtgtggcgagacgggtcacaaaactgttcattgtggagttggttcgagtaggatttgctatagttgtggtgagcaaggacacaattgtgccatgtgcgacaagccaaagaaggagcaagcgaaaggaaaagtgtctgcgttgtctggtgctgagactaatactaaggataagttaatttga
- the LOC131661995 gene encoding uncharacterized protein LOC131661995 isoform X2, whose protein sequence is MMRWTGAIGQAPQENVGYGGKDEFRAFGDFQRCNPPIFEGGYGPDKAHAWMREIEKIFQVVSCTDVQKVQFGTHMLTKEADVWWSNTVRRFEIEGIEVTWTLFRDAFLGNYFPEDVHGKKEVGFLQLKRGGEQFREKSYDDMREQFGLGKKLSGGGASTPIKCYRCGETGHKTVHCGVGSSRICYSCGEQGHNCAMCDKPKKEQAKGKVSALSGAETNTKDKLI, encoded by the coding sequence atgatgaggtggactggtgcgattggacaagcgccgcaagagaatgtcggttatggaggaaaggatgagtttcgtgcttttggagactttcaaaggtgcaacccgccgatctttgaaggagggtatggaccggacaaagcgcacgcatggatgagagaaattgagaagatctttcaagtcgttagttgtactgatgtacagaaggtacagtttggtactcacatgctgacaaaagaagctgacgtttggtggagtaatactgtacggagatttgaaatagaaggtattgaagttacttggactcttttccgtgatgcatttttgggaaactattttccagaagatgtgcatggaaagaaagaagtggggtttctacagttgaaacgaggaggagaacagttccgtgagaaatcgtatgatgacatgagggaacaatttggtcttggcaagaagctaagtgggggaggagcttctactccgattaagtgctacaggtgtggcgagacgggtcacaaaactgttcattgtggagttggttcgagtaggatttgctatagttgtggtgagcaaggacacaattgtgccatgtgcgacaagccaaagaaggagcaagcgaaaggaaaagtgtctgcgttgtctggtgctgagactaatactaaggataagttaatttga